The following are encoded together in the Blautia obeum ATCC 29174 genome:
- a CDS encoding RNA polymerase sigma factor, which produces MKDNEIISLFELRDEHAIEALSDKYHPYCYKIAWNLLTNKEDSEECLNDTWFSVWSLIPPKKPSVLSHFCGRITRNLSIDRLRKKYADRRPDLHMADVLGEMDHLSVTYTIEDQLAEKELLEIINDFLGKMNAEDRDIFVRRYWFFDSIAAIAKRHAMSVGSVKMNLYRSRKKLLKVLKKEGKHL; this is translated from the coding sequence ATGAAAGACAATGAAATCATATCTTTGTTTGAGCTAAGGGATGAGCATGCGATTGAAGCATTGAGCGACAAGTATCATCCTTACTGCTATAAGATTGCCTGGAATCTGCTTACAAATAAAGAAGATTCGGAAGAATGCCTGAATGATACCTGGTTTTCGGTCTGGTCGCTGATCCCGCCGAAGAAGCCTTCTGTATTATCACATTTTTGTGGCAGGATCACGAGAAATTTAAGCATTGACCGCCTGCGCAAAAAATATGCTGACAGGCGCCCGGATTTGCACATGGCAGATGTCCTGGGAGAAATGGATCATTTAAGTGTTACTTATACTATTGAGGATCAGCTGGCGGAGAAAGAACTGCTGGAGATCATCAATGATTTTCTTGGAAAAATGAACGCAGAGGACAGAGACATTTTCGTGAGAAGATACTGGTTTTTTGATTCGATTGCAGCGATTGCCAAAAGGCATGCGATGTCCGTCGGAAGTGTGAAAATGAATTTATACCGTAGCAGGAAGAAACTGTTGAAGGTGTTAAAAAAGGAAGGAAAACACTTATGA
- a CDS encoding DUF4179 domain-containing protein, translating to MKKFDFSKGFGNIDPKYISEAEGEWKEKKNVWIASFWSKLAAACVILALISTVLSNPKVQAAIKNLALSIGETLGFQKEIEPYTEALNISQTDHGITANIKEVVLDEGVLLFRVHAEIDNTEENEKKKTANISSFRNTGITLDMGKTTINGQKLDEYMNAEYSPYPVDDLLDADADSDEKEYDCVQEYHFHAPTDLGENPEIHLVLNAFDYDDWEKSVAEFTFDFNISREKILKQTTNKELENISVQTEEGTVTLKDIFLNKLQSSISADVPEKLFQKYEVELRGTDSKGNKVRYKLKDDAETEAISRNWKFKTDFWRTYGSAGDDERPEIPDPDSEYLELQLYLKSDDIMESNITETYDLDDDTYAEEEGKVYDVADDSEWKAVGEKIRINIR from the coding sequence ATGAAGAAATTCGATTTTTCAAAAGGATTTGGCAATATTGATCCGAAATATATCAGCGAAGCAGAGGGAGAATGGAAAGAAAAGAAAAATGTCTGGATAGCATCATTTTGGAGCAAACTGGCAGCAGCCTGTGTAATCCTGGCATTGATCTCCACTGTTTTATCGAATCCCAAAGTGCAGGCCGCGATTAAAAATCTTGCTTTATCCATAGGAGAAACTCTGGGATTTCAAAAGGAAATTGAGCCATATACGGAAGCTTTAAACATTTCCCAGACGGATCATGGAATTACTGCAAACATAAAAGAAGTTGTTCTGGATGAGGGTGTTTTGCTGTTCAGGGTGCATGCAGAAATTGATAATACCGAAGAAAATGAGAAGAAGAAAACTGCGAATATTTCATCTTTTAGGAATACGGGGATCACACTTGATATGGGTAAAACTACAATAAACGGACAGAAGCTGGATGAATATATGAATGCGGAGTATTCTCCTTATCCTGTAGATGATTTATTAGATGCAGATGCAGATAGCGATGAAAAGGAATATGACTGTGTACAGGAGTACCACTTTCATGCACCGACAGATCTCGGAGAAAATCCGGAGATACATCTTGTACTCAATGCGTTTGATTATGATGACTGGGAAAAATCAGTGGCAGAATTTACATTTGATTTTAACATTTCGCGTGAGAAAATTCTGAAGCAGACAACGAATAAAGAACTGGAAAATATTTCTGTCCAGACAGAAGAAGGTACGGTGACACTGAAAGATATTTTCCTGAACAAGTTACAGAGCAGTATCTCAGCAGACGTGCCGGAAAAATTGTTCCAGAAGTATGAAGTTGAGTTGCGTGGAACGGACAGCAAAGGAAATAAAGTACGGTATAAACTGAAGGATGATGCAGAAACGGAAGCCATCAGTCGTAACTGGAAATTTAAGACTGATTTCTGGAGAACTTATGGAAGTGCCGGAGATGATGAAAGACCGGAGATTCCAGATCCCGACAGCGAATACCTGGAATTACAGCTTTATCTGAAATCCGATGATATAATGGAAAGCAATATTACTGAAACGTATGATTTAGATGACGATACCTATGCCGAAGAAGAAGGAAAAGTGTACGATGTAGCAGATGATTCCGAATGGAAAGCTGTTGGAGAGAAGATACGGATTAATATCAGGTAA
- a CDS encoding response regulator transcription factor, with the protein MKNKILVIEDDRAISELLCMNLEAAGYETVAAYDGEEAQRLLLWHEDADMAVVDIMLPGKDGFALMEDFKKKDIPVLYLTAKDDVASKVKGLKLGAEDYMVKPFEMLELLVRIEKVLERTGRARKVLMIRNIMVDVQSHQVLKDGIPVNLKPMEYDLFVLLLQNKNIALGREELLKRVWGEDYLGESRTVDVHIGQLRKKLELYDEIKTIPKLGYRLEE; encoded by the coding sequence ATGAAGAATAAAATTTTGGTAATCGAGGACGACCGTGCAATTTCAGAATTGTTGTGTATGAACCTGGAAGCGGCAGGATATGAAACTGTGGCAGCTTATGATGGGGAAGAAGCCCAGCGTCTGCTCTTATGGCATGAGGATGCAGATATGGCAGTGGTGGATATCATGCTGCCGGGAAAAGACGGATTTGCACTGATGGAGGATTTTAAAAAGAAAGATATTCCGGTACTCTACCTGACTGCAAAGGATGATGTGGCTTCCAAGGTGAAGGGATTAAAGCTGGGTGCGGAAGATTATATGGTAAAACCTTTTGAGATGCTGGAACTTCTGGTACGTATTGAGAAGGTGCTGGAGAGGACCGGACGGGCCAGGAAAGTCCTGATGATCCGAAATATTATGGTGGATGTGCAAAGCCATCAGGTTTTAAAAGATGGAATCCCGGTTAATCTGAAACCAATGGAATATGATCTTTTTGTGCTGCTCCTCCAAAATAAAAACATTGCCCTTGGAAGGGAAGAACTGTTGAAACGGGTCTGGGGAGAAGATTATCTGGGTGAAAGCAGGACGGTAGATGTTCATATCGGACAGCTCAGAAAAAAACTGGAACTTTATGACGAGATCAAGACGATCCCGAAGCTTGGATACCGTCTGGAGGAATAA
- a CDS encoding sensor histidine kinase gives MKLWKRTVLLMLVTLLCALIPVGALSIYVTGNRSLNNAAETYGRQLENGKTLLEQFWDNSKYEQMSETGKKAYMGFQFQRCCGAGMALIDKKSNAAIENLTDYEVVGIENLGLKNENDPYAYKIQKLGKKYLLLQKVVLSKLEGYDVLSVREVTGLFAELRQTAGWFTGIYLAVFLIAGLFIYMMMKRTVERMEKLQEVAEKQELLMGALSHEMRTPLTSIIGYSDTLRHVKLKDEQKDRALEHINREGKRLEALSGKMLQLLGLYQNHAIQMEMTTADDLLNHVIDMEKEQAEKKNVQLKMEYEAFSMKMDPALMESLLVNLIDNALKATDTGGSILVKAYETSGKKIFEVSDSGMGIPEEELGKITDAFYMVDKSRSRKEGGSGLGLALCVKVAEIHGGFLKIESQPGEGTTVRAVF, from the coding sequence ATGAAGCTGTGGAAACGGACAGTACTTCTTATGCTGGTAACTTTATTGTGCGCGCTGATCCCAGTGGGTGCATTAAGCATTTATGTCACAGGAAACCGAAGCCTGAATAATGCAGCAGAGACTTACGGAAGACAATTGGAAAACGGGAAGACGCTTCTGGAACAATTTTGGGACAACAGCAAATATGAACAGATGTCAGAGACCGGAAAGAAAGCCTATATGGGATTTCAATTCCAACGATGCTGTGGGGCGGGCATGGCGTTGATCGATAAGAAAAGTAATGCGGCCATTGAAAACCTGACAGATTATGAAGTTGTAGGAATTGAAAATCTGGGCCTGAAGAATGAAAATGATCCATATGCCTACAAGATACAGAAACTGGGGAAGAAATATCTTCTTCTTCAAAAAGTAGTTTTATCTAAACTAGAAGGATATGACGTCCTCTCTGTCCGGGAAGTCACAGGGCTTTTTGCAGAGCTGAGACAGACCGCTGGCTGGTTTACTGGAATTTATCTGGCAGTGTTCCTGATTGCCGGCCTTTTTATCTATATGATGATGAAGAGAACTGTGGAACGGATGGAGAAACTGCAGGAAGTGGCGGAGAAACAGGAACTGCTCATGGGAGCACTTTCCCATGAAATGCGTACCCCGTTAACGTCCATTATCGGGTATTCGGATACCCTGCGCCATGTAAAGCTAAAAGATGAGCAGAAAGACCGGGCACTGGAACACATCAACCGGGAGGGAAAACGTCTGGAAGCCCTTTCGGGGAAAATGCTGCAGCTGCTGGGACTTTACCAGAACCACGCCATACAGATGGAAATGACCACGGCAGATGACCTTTTAAACCATGTCATAGACATGGAAAAAGAACAGGCAGAGAAGAAAAATGTGCAGCTGAAGATGGAATATGAAGCATTTTCCATGAAGATGGATCCTGCCTTGATGGAAAGCCTTCTGGTAAATCTGATCGACAATGCGCTAAAGGCTACGGATACAGGTGGGAGTATTCTGGTAAAAGCATATGAAACATCCGGAAAAAAGATTTTTGAGGTATCTGATAGCGGAATGGGAATTCCAGAGGAAGAACTGGGAAAGATTACAGATGCGTTTTATATGGTGGATAAGTCACGAAGCCGAAAAGAAGGCGGATCCGGACTTGGGCTGGCACTCTGTGTGAAGGTGGCAGAAATCCATGGCGGATTCCTGAAGATCGAAAGCCAGCCAGGAGAGGGGACAACGGTAAGGGCTGTCTTCTGA
- a CDS encoding DUF6034 family protein: MKKVKMLMGAVLCMNLLAVSGCDSVVQSAVVEEKDETDQKKEENKKTVQETVAEQVEAPETYRAIIQADLRSADREDKENPMKFTLTADAPVKVPDVDAICLKKVKRVAISEEEQNKIKDTFGKGQLMQEENNENEQAGTYTVDGLTYQYSYVKSEQESDVEELGFQIAKFIFDDCGDMTLASSEKKEREERFQNYIKAGSGKVSEKEAKEKVSGLVSGDWELFESSSKALTEGNTTLEKDDFIFERALDGIPVNYVREISLPVNEQALEWENEDGTLHEGQSEGWENEVLTMDFCSGTIQSFLHRNPIEASNVSDERLFLLPFDEVKDIFEKTITLQVMTEDKNRMIAVDGGSNYRYPSIDAQSAEITITKVQLGYMRMPDSEDSDTEAVLVPVWDFYGTWTSEEPEYEYGNGEDGLVMGDVTMDDAGVPLLTIDARDGSVIQRIQAGWAVSMGDN, encoded by the coding sequence ATGAAAAAGGTAAAAATGTTGATGGGAGCCGTTCTGTGTATGAATCTTTTGGCGGTATCAGGATGTGACAGCGTTGTACAGTCTGCTGTTGTAGAAGAAAAAGATGAAACAGATCAGAAAAAAGAGGAGAACAAGAAAACAGTTCAGGAAACAGTTGCAGAACAGGTAGAGGCACCGGAAACTTATCGGGCAATAATCCAGGCGGATTTAAGATCGGCGGATCGGGAGGATAAAGAAAATCCGATGAAGTTCACCCTGACAGCGGATGCACCGGTAAAAGTGCCGGATGTAGATGCAATCTGTTTAAAAAAAGTAAAAAGAGTGGCGATTTCTGAAGAAGAACAGAACAAGATAAAAGATACATTTGGCAAAGGACAGCTTATGCAGGAAGAGAACAACGAGAATGAACAGGCGGGGACGTATACGGTAGATGGACTGACCTATCAGTACTCTTATGTAAAGAGTGAGCAGGAATCTGATGTGGAGGAACTTGGATTTCAAATAGCGAAGTTTATTTTTGACGATTGTGGAGACATGACTCTGGCATCGAGCGAGAAAAAAGAAAGGGAAGAACGCTTTCAAAATTATATAAAGGCAGGAAGCGGGAAAGTGTCTGAAAAGGAAGCAAAGGAGAAGGTTTCAGGTCTTGTGTCCGGAGACTGGGAGCTATTTGAAAGTTCTTCAAAAGCACTTACCGAAGGAAACACTACTTTGGAAAAAGATGATTTTATTTTTGAACGGGCGCTAGACGGGATCCCGGTTAATTATGTAAGGGAAATCTCTCTGCCTGTTAATGAGCAGGCCCTTGAATGGGAAAACGAAGATGGAACACTTCATGAAGGACAATCTGAAGGTTGGGAAAATGAAGTACTGACGATGGATTTTTGTAGTGGGACAATTCAGAGCTTTTTACATAGAAATCCCATTGAAGCATCGAATGTTTCCGATGAGAGGCTGTTCTTACTTCCTTTTGATGAGGTCAAGGATATCTTTGAAAAAACAATCACTTTGCAGGTCATGACAGAAGACAAGAATCGGATGATTGCTGTCGATGGAGGAAGCAACTACCGTTATCCGTCCATTGATGCACAGAGCGCGGAGATAACCATAACAAAGGTACAGTTGGGTTATATGCGCATGCCAGACAGTGAAGACAGCGATACCGAAGCAGTCCTGGTCCCGGTGTGGGATTTTTATGGAACCTGGACTTCCGAAGAACCAGAGTATGAGTACGGAAATGGGGAGGATGGATTGGTCATGGGAGACGTGACGATGGATGATGCAGGTGTTCCACTCCTTACGATCGATGCACGCGATGGCAGCGTGATACAAAGGATTCAGGCGGGGTGGGCAGTTTCTATGGGAGACAACTAA
- a CDS encoding RNA polymerase sigma factor produces the protein MTKDAFIREVRDAEAMLYHVSKSILKNDSDCGDAVQETLLKAYEKLPTLKKEKYFRTWITRILINECKGILRKRKNVIPYEEYMDNMRLTEEDRYSHLYMAIMELPEDLRILVTLYYLEGFSQKEISEALDIPDGTIKSRLSRAREFLKVQLSEEEKRPAAGKNSKQLKRITGKGKMSC, from the coding sequence ATGACAAAAGATGCATTTATCAGGGAGGTTCGGGATGCAGAAGCCATGCTGTATCATGTATCAAAGTCTATTTTGAAGAATGACTCTGATTGTGGTGATGCGGTACAGGAAACTCTTCTTAAAGCATACGAAAAACTTCCCACCTTAAAGAAAGAAAAATATTTCCGAACATGGATCACAAGGATTTTGATCAACGAATGCAAAGGGATTCTTCGGAAAAGAAAAAATGTTATTCCATATGAAGAATATATGGACAATATGAGGCTGACTGAGGAGGACAGGTACAGTCATTTGTATATGGCGATTATGGAACTTCCGGAGGATTTGAGGATTTTGGTAACATTGTATTATTTAGAAGGATTCTCACAGAAAGAGATCAGTGAGGCTCTGGATATTCCAGATGGAACGATCAAAAGCAGACTTTCCCGTGCAAGAGAATTTTTGAAGGTACAGTTATCCGAAGAAGAGAAAAGACCGGCAGCTGGGAAAAACAGCAAGCAATTAAAGAGAATAACAGGAAAGGGGAAAATGTCATGTTAG
- a CDS encoding DUF4179 domain-containing protein — protein MLENKWNNIAPEVPQDFHNKFEETLRQIEQADTVDKKYKRKRISGRLLIAAAVICTGMAVTVAAKEFFKWNDHLLERLEPSEKQQETMQESTYIQNIDQSVTQNGVTVTLIDSVQDQGFLYAFFEVKTDDNISMTDNTSFEEMTHFKIDGKEVYADDDNRFGSLSTGVSQDNLLNYEQDSAHSKYFTAGISYDSDYDLSNKTVEITLKNLTEEGDYDKTVITDGTWDFKWTLGAVKPPTTLEVNRKCDFGGYEITVKKMEVTPLLWSLYLDYDEAMKVYEDEKNKFEYAGTDYGMDLYDRTNIDQVRYKDGTVLTLDLTMGGIAGGGEKQDKENGVLIIRNSFPQLVDVDNLQAVHFGNIDQWLEVRE, from the coding sequence ATGTTAGAGAACAAATGGAATAATATCGCACCGGAAGTACCACAGGATTTTCATAATAAATTTGAAGAGACACTGAGACAGATTGAGCAGGCAGATACAGTTGATAAAAAATACAAAAGAAAAAGAATCAGTGGTCGATTATTGATTGCAGCAGCAGTAATCTGTACTGGTATGGCTGTTACTGTGGCTGCAAAAGAGTTCTTTAAATGGAATGACCATCTGTTAGAAAGGCTGGAACCATCCGAAAAGCAGCAGGAAACAATGCAGGAATCAACCTATATTCAGAATATAGACCAGTCTGTAACACAAAATGGCGTGACTGTTACCTTGATAGATTCTGTTCAGGATCAGGGATTTCTGTATGCTTTTTTTGAAGTGAAAACAGATGACAATATTTCTATGACTGATAATACTTCTTTTGAGGAGATGACACATTTTAAGATCGATGGAAAAGAAGTCTATGCAGATGATGACAACAGATTTGGAAGCCTGAGTACAGGTGTAAGTCAGGACAATCTGCTGAACTATGAGCAGGATTCGGCACATTCTAAATATTTTACAGCAGGGATTTCTTATGACAGTGATTATGATCTGAGTAATAAAACCGTAGAAATTACATTAAAGAATCTTACGGAGGAAGGAGATTATGATAAGACTGTTATTACAGATGGAACATGGGATTTTAAATGGACCTTGGGTGCAGTAAAGCCTCCGACAACTCTGGAAGTGAACCGGAAATGTGATTTTGGAGGTTATGAAATCACAGTGAAAAAAATGGAAGTAACGCCCCTTTTATGGTCATTATATCTTGATTATGATGAGGCTATGAAGGTGTATGAAGATGAGAAAAACAAATTTGAGTACGCAGGTACGGACTATGGCATGGATCTTTATGACAGAACTAATATTGACCAGGTGCGTTATAAAGATGGAACGGTTTTAACACTTGATCTGACCATGGGAGGCATCGCCGGCGGTGGAGAAAAACAGGATAAGGAAAATGGTGTCCTGATCATCAGAAACAGCTTTCCGCAACTGGTTGATGTAGATAACCTGCAGGCGGTACATTTTGGGAACATTGACCAGTGGCTTGAAGTGCGGGAATAG
- a CDS encoding response regulator yields MYRIAVLTDLKHEGEHYAKVINDYCINQKLFPLLETYQNQEVFFKEIQTHVPDIVLLVLPGVDGLNAAEHLRSLFPGCGIIWCSNLDFSLHAFRLRVEYFFLEPVRDDEIQEGLRAWFRLKKTII; encoded by the coding sequence GTGTATCGTATTGCAGTATTAACTGATTTAAAACATGAAGGGGAACATTACGCAAAAGTAATTAATGATTACTGCATAAATCAAAAGCTTTTTCCATTACTTGAAACTTATCAGAATCAGGAAGTTTTTTTTAAAGAGATACAAACACATGTACCAGATATTGTACTTCTTGTACTACCTGGAGTAGATGGACTCAATGCGGCAGAACATCTGCGCTCCTTATTTCCTGGCTGTGGAATTATCTGGTGCAGCAATTTAGATTTTTCACTTCATGCTTTCAGGCTTCGTGTAGAATACTTTTTTCTGGAACCAGTGAGGGACGATGAAATCCAGGAAGGTCTCAGAGCCTGGTTCAGATTGAAAAAAACAATCATTTAA
- a CDS encoding LytR/AlgR family response regulator transcription factor: MRIAIVDDIKEERAVLYGWLSNQLSKRNIPGDFVEFESGEEFLAAAKKRPFTVVFLDIYMNGANGIEIARELRMSDSDCFLIFTTTSTDHALEGFRVRALHYLVKPYNEKEISTLLDEILSRIPDSGKYIDVKVNGSNIQIPFKNIIYAEHFSHMIHIHTTGGKEMLTRQSFEAFTASLKMDSRFYSCNRGIVINLEHAVDFDGSMFLMDDDNNIPVSRKLLKNARQTFMEFLFQ, from the coding sequence ATGAGAATTGCGATTGTCGATGATATAAAAGAAGAGCGTGCGGTATTGTATGGATGGCTTAGTAACCAGCTTTCAAAAAGGAATATTCCTGGTGATTTCGTTGAGTTTGAATCAGGAGAAGAATTTCTGGCGGCAGCAAAAAAACGCCCTTTTACCGTAGTGTTTTTGGATATTTATATGAATGGTGCAAATGGAATTGAAATTGCAAGAGAACTTAGAATGTCAGATTCAGATTGTTTCCTGATTTTCACTACCACATCCACAGATCATGCATTGGAAGGATTCAGAGTCAGGGCACTGCATTATCTTGTAAAACCATATAACGAAAAAGAAATTTCAACACTGCTTGATGAAATACTCTCCAGAATTCCAGATTCTGGAAAGTACATTGATGTAAAAGTGAATGGAAGTAACATACAGATCCCTTTTAAAAATATTATTTACGCAGAACATTTTTCACACATGATCCATATACACACTACGGGCGGAAAGGAGATGCTCACCCGTCAGTCTTTTGAGGCATTTACGGCTTCGCTGAAAATGGATTCTCGCTTTTATTCATGCAATAGAGGGATTGTTATCAATTTGGAGCATGCGGTTGATTTTGATGGAAGTATGTTTCTTATGGATGATGATAATAATATTCCTGTCAGTCGTAAGCTGCTTAAAAATGCAAGGCAGACTTTTATGGAATTTTTGTTTCAGTGA